AAACACTTTTGCAAAACAGGGCTTGCCCTGGAGCGACGAAGAACCTGTGGGAGCGTGGCTTGCCCGCGAAGAATGCACCGCGGTTTTTCAGGTATTACGCGTCATCGTTCTTCGCGGGCAAGCCACGCGCCCACAGGTTTTGTGGTTTAGCTACCGACATTGGGGCTTGCCCAATCGGATTTGCCTAGGCAGAATCCGCTCCGTCCTAGGGGAGTAGTCTCCCACGAGCGCCATGCTCGTCCGGCATACGTCAACATACTTGGTCCTCAGACCATGGCGTATGCGACCCAAGCGTCCGCATCAGACGGATCGCAGGGTTTGACAAGACCTATGACACGAACACCTTACCCGGGGCGGGAAGGCTGTACGTGTCATAGCCGTGTCGACCCGCCCCTTAGGAAAACCCTGATGATGCTGGACTCTCTGCTCGTTCCCACCGCAATCGTTGCCTTGGCCGAAATCGGCGACAAGACGCAACTGCTCGCGCTCATTCTCGCTGCCCGCTTTCGCAAACCCTGGCCAATCATCGCCGGCATCGTCGCCGCGACCCTGGCCAACCATGCGGCAGCCGGTGCGGTAGGCGCCTGGTTCGGCAGTTTCTTCTCGAATGCGACGTTGCACTGGATCCTCGCCGCGAGCTTTACCGCCACGGCGCTGTGGACGCTGGTGCCGGACAAGATGGACGAAGACGAAGCCAGCACCGCCCGAAAATTCGGGCCATTCCTGACCACGCTGATTGCATTCTTCCTCGCGGAAATGGGTGACAAGACCCAAGTCGCCACCGTGATGCTTGCCGCGCAATACCCGGATCTGTGGCTGGTGATCATCGGCACTACCGCCGGGATGTTGATTGCCAACGTGCCGGTGGTACTGGCAGGTAACTTTGCGGCGGACAAACTGCCCTTGACCCTGATCCGTCGCCTGGCGGCATCGGCGTTCCTGATTTTGGCAATTGTTGCGGTGTACAAGGCGATGCAGAGCAGTGGGTGGGTTTGACGCGGTAGGTCAGTAGTACCGCGTCATCGTTCTTCGCGGGCAAGCCACGCTCCCACAGGTTTTCGGTCGATTACATCATTTGTGTATGGCACAGAACCTGTGGGAGCGGGCTTGCCCGCGAAGGCGTCAGCGGCATCAACGCCTATCTATCAGGATTTCTTGGCTTTTTCATATAACGGCATGACTTTAGGAATCGCCGCCTGCAAGGCAGCAATCCGACTGGCCGACGCCGGGTGCGTGCTCAAGAACTCTGGCGGCGCGCCATTCGAGGCTTTGCTCATCTTGTTCCACAGGGTGATCGCCGCGTTCGGGTTGTACCCGGCACGGGCAGCCAATTCGAGGCCGATCAAGTCTGCTTCGTTTTCATTGCCGCGACTGTTGGGCAAGGTCATGCCGTATTGGGCTACGGTGTCCGCCAGGGCCAGGCTGCCCTCGCCCAGACCGAACAACGCACCAGCACCCTGCTTGGCCATTTCGATACCGTAAGCCTTGGACATCGCTTCGCGACCGTGCTCGCGCAAGGCGTGAGCGATTTCATGGCCGATGATGGCGGCGATTTCGTCGTCGGTGAGTTGCAGGGTGTCGATCAGCCCCGAGTAGAAAATGATCTTGCCGCCAGGCCCGCAGGAGGCATTCAGATCGTCGCTCTTGATCAAATTCACTTCCCATTGCCACTGAGCCGAATCCGGACGGAACACCGGCGCCTGGGCAATCAGCCGCCTGGAGATCGCCTGAACGCGCTTCGCATCGTTACTGGTTTTGTCCAGCACCCCTTTGCTGCTCGCCTCCCCGACGGTCTTTTGATAAGACTGGGCGTACATCTGGTTGACCTCAGAGGTCGACAACATGCTGAACATGTATTGCTTGCGCTCAACGCCCACGGCGCCACCGCTGGTGGTGTTGACCGACTGACAACCGGCGAGCAGCAAACTTGCGCTCAGTGCACACAAAACCAATGTCTTATTCATCAAGAAGCTCCCTGGAAACATGCCGCGTATCCTAGGTGGGGATTTGTATCGGCGCCAGATACAACGGACGTGTAACACGTACATTTCAGACAAAGCCCTTATCACCGTAGGAAAAATTTCATATAACGGCGCCCGCCACGGCCGATCACGGTCAGCAATAATTCATTTACGACATCCAGCACTCCAAAACAGCCAATTCGTCATGGGTCGTTCATGACCTTCCAGCTTCCTGCCGATACAGCACCGCAGACGTCCTCTTGCGCGCGGAGCCCCCCATGAAATTCAAGTCGATCCAGTTTTCCGTTGCCGCCCTGGCCGGCGCCATTGTGCTTAGCGTCGTCGCTGCCCTGGTGCTGTATGCGCTGTTTTCCGGTGCCCGCACCCAAGACATGGTTCAGCAACGGACTCAGGCGCAGTTCGAGCAAGTCATCGAACAACGCCTGACCTCGCTGGCGCAAACACAGGTCAGCCAGATCCAGCGCGAACTCGAAGCACCGCTGCTGATTGCCGGCGGGCTGGTTAGGGTCAACGCGTTGATTGGTACCCCCGGCGCCGATGGTCAGCCACAGTTGAGCCTGAGCCGTGAGCAACTGATCAGCCTGATCAAGGAAAACGTCGCCCGGAACCCGAAAATTCTCGGCACCTACATCGGTTGGGAAAAAAACGCACTCGACCACAATGATGCGGCCTACGTCGACACCCCTGTGGTCGGCATCGACGCCAGCAACGGGCGCTTCCTGCCGTGGTGGTTCCGCAATGAAGACGGCAGCCTGGGCCTGGACAAACTGGTGGACGTCGACGACCAGAAAACCCTGTCCACCGGCGTGCGTGCCAGCGAGTACTACCTGTGCTCCAAAGAAACCAAAAAATCCTGCGTGATCGATCCGGCGCCCTACAAGGTCGGCGACAAGATCGTCATGCTCGCCTCATTCATTGAACCGATCATGCTCAATGGCGCGTTCCAGGGCATCGTCGGCGCTGACCTGTCGGTGAACTTCATCCAGGAAATGCTCCTGGGGGCGAATCAGAAACTGTACAGCGGCGCCGGGGAAATGGTCCTGATCGGCGGTAACGGCCGGATCGTCGCCTACACCAAAGACCCGAGCAAATTCGGCGAAAAGGTCAGCGACATTCTCGACAGCAAACAGATTGCCAACATGGCCAATCTCAAGCGCGGCGAAGTGACTTACACCATCGACAAGGACCAGGGCCGGATCGAGTTGTACCTGCCCTTCGGCATCGGCCAGACCGACGCCCGCTGGACCTTGATGCTGCAACTGCCGCTGAACGCGGTGATGGCCGATCTGCAAAAACTTCAGGGTGATCTGGACGCACAGCGCAAATCCGACACCTTTGGCATGGCCATGGTCGGCCTGTTGATCGCTGGTATCGGTTTGTTGGTGATCTGGCTGGTAGGCCACGGCATTGCTCGTCCACTCAAGCAAATGGTCGCGATGCTCGACGATATTGCTCAGGGTGAAGGCGACCTGACCCGTCGATTGACCAGCGACCGCGCCGACGAATTGGGCTCGATCGCCAAAGGCTTCAACACTTTCCTCGCCAAGTTGCAGGCGATGATTACCCAAGTGGTGACGTCGGTGCAGAGCGTCAGCGACTCATCGGAACATACCGCCGACATCGCCATTCGCACCAACATCGGCGTGCATAAACAAATGGCCGAGATCGATCAGGTCGCGACCGCCGTGCATGAAATGACCGCCACCGCCCAGGATGTCGCGCGCAATGCCACTCAGGCCGCGCAAGCCGCCAGCCATGCGGATCAGGCAGCGGCGCAGGGCATGCAAATCGTCCGTGACACCTCGAATTCCATCGGCGTACTGGCGGTGGAAATCGGCAAAGCCGTCGGCGTGGTGCAGACCCTGGCCAAGGACAGCGAGAACATCAATGCGATCCTGACGGCCATTCGCGGCATCGCCGAGCAGACCAACCTATTGGCCTTGAACGCCGCCATCGAAGCCGCCCGTGCCGGTGAGCAGGGTCGTGGGTTTGCAGTGGTGGCCGATGAAGTGCGCAACCTGGCGCAGAAAACCCAGAAGGCCACTGAAGAAATCCAGACCATGATCCAGCATCTGCAGCAAGGTACCCGCGATGTGGTGCGGGTCATGGAAGACAGCCAGAACCGCACCGACGAAAGCGTGCAACACGCGGCGAAAGCGGCCGAGGCGCTGGAGACCATTACGCAAGCGGTGTCGGTGATCAACGACATGAACACCCAGATCGCCAGCGCGGCCGAGGAACAGAGCGCGGTGGCCGACGACATCAATCGTAATGTGATCAACATCGGGCAAGTGGCCAATGAAGTGGCCGGTGGGGCGGATGAATCGAGCGCGGCCAGTGCGGACTTGACCAAGTTGGCGGAACAGCAGCGGCGGTTGATCAATCAGTTCAAGGTTTGATCCGAAGGCCCCATCGCGGGCAAGCCCGCTCCCACAGGTTTTGTGAACGCCATAAATCCCTGTGGGAGCGGGCTTGCCCGCGATGACGTCAGCCCAGACACCCCATCAACCCGGAGTCAAACACTCCGGCCCATTGAGCTTCGGATCGTTCACCAGGTTCGCCAGCACCCGCTCGCGCAATGCCGCAGGTTCACTGGCCAGCAACGCCTGCAAGGCATGCAACGGCGTTTCGGGGTTGAGCCAGGCTTCCTGCCCCGCCGCATCGAGAATCAACGGTCGACGCTGACTCGAAGCCGGCTGGGTGATCACCGCCGTACTCAACCACACCTGTTCCTGCACCGGATACGCCTCCCAGATCGCCGCGAAGAACAGCGCCGAACCCTCCCCCGGGGTCAGCCAGTACGGACGTTTGCGTGTGGTGCCGCGCCATTCGTAGAAACCATTGGCCGGCAGCAGGCAGCGACGCAGGCGCAAGGCTTCGCGAAACATCGGTTGTTCGGCAACGGTTTCAGCGCGGGCATGGGCCGGGGTGCGAGACAGGTCGGTCAGCCACGGCGGCGTCAGGCCCCAGCGGGCGCGGGCCAACTCGCGTTGCCCGTCTGCGCCGGCACGCAGCATCAACACCGAATCGTTGGGGGAGATATTCCACTGGGCCTGCTGATCGGCGGGGAATCCGGGCAGGGCCGCAAAAGCGGGGTTCCAGCGAAACAGGGCATAACGTCCACACATGGGGCAATACGACTCTTGATCAAACGAACGTCAGCCTAACAGACCAGCGTGCCGGGAAAACTGTCCGGTTCATCGCCGGACAGCGGCAGCGCGGCATTGTACGCGGTGATCAGCTCCCGGGCGTATTCGGCCTGGTCGTTATCGACCGATAGGCCCAGCAGGCCGAATATCGGTAACTCGCCTGTGCCGCCGACCAAATCACGCCCAACCAGATGCGCTTCGATACCCTCGCTGGCGAGCATGCCTTGCAGCAATTCGCCTTCCATCAGGTTTTCCGGTTCGTAGATGCGCTGCATGGGCCGCCCTCTCATTCATTTTCGCTGCGGACTTCGAGATGCCATTCCTCTCCGTGAACCTGCAACACAAACGTAATCGGCCGACAACACACCTGACAATCCTCGATATAGGTCTGATCGCCTCCTGACAGGTCTACAGAAGTCTCAACCACTTCACCACAATACGGACATTCATACTGCGCAGTTTCCAGCATCGCGGTCTCCCAGGTGACTTGTGCGTATAATCGCCGGTCTATTTGCAGGGCTATTTTCGTCTGGCTACCTTTTCAGACCGTGCCCCGTTGGTTTTTTATCAAAACCTTTACTTACCCTAGCCGTTTCTAACAAGAGAGCATGATGGGCGAATTCGATGCCATCCGACCTTACGACGACAGCGAAGTCCCGGCAGTATTGAACCGGTTGCTTGGTGACAAGGCGTTTCTAGATATCCTCATCCACTTCCGCTTCCCGCGCTATGCCGGTGCCTTCGGCTGGATGCTCAAACCTCTTATAGCTCATCGGCTGCGCCGTGAGTTCGCCGGTATCACGTCGGTGGCGACATTGCAGGACAAAGTCGAGTTTTACGTCGACCACACCATCGAGCGTGCCACGGACGGTGTGACGTACACCGGCGTGGAACAATTCAAGTCTGGCAGCGCCTACCTGTTCATCGCCAACCACCGCGACATCGTGATGGACCCGGCCTTCGTCAACTACGCCGTGTACCACGCCGGCCTGCCGACCCCGCGCATCGCCATTGGCGACAACCTGCTGCAAAAGCCTTTTGTCAGCGATTTGATGCGCCTGAACAAGAGCTTCATCGTGCACCGTTCGATCACCGGCCGCCGGGAAAAAATGGCGGCGTATCAGCTGTTGTCAGCGTACATCAACCATTCGATCCGCAACGACTGCGCCTCGATCTGGATCGCCCAGGCTGAAGGCCGGGCCAAGGACGGCGACGACCGTACCGAGTCGGCGATCCTCAAGATGTTCCACATGAGCCGCAAGGACGAGCCGTTCGGCGAAGTCATTCGCTCGCTGAACCTCACCCCGGTGTCGATCAGCTACGAATACGATCCGTGCGACCAGGCCAAGGCCCGCGAGCTGTACATCCGCGCCACCACCGGCAGCTACAGCAAAGTGCCAGGCGAGGATGACGTGAGCATCGCCAAAGGCATCACCGGTTACAAAGGCCGGGTCCACGTGAACTTCGCCGCGCCGATCACTGAACTGTTCGAAGACACCAAGCAATTGGCGATCGAAATGGACAAGCAGATCCTCAGCGGTTACCGGTTGTTCCCGGCGCACTACCTGGCCTATGCCCAGTGGAAAGACGCCGACCCGCAACTGCAGGTGCCGAAAGCGGCCGAGGTGTTTGCGGCTGACGAACTGGCCAAGGCCCAGGAAGAATGGCAGCGTCGGCTGGATGCCTGCCCTGAGGAGCATCGTCCGTTTATGGTGCTGCAATATGCGACGCCGGTGCGCAATCAGTATCGGGTCAAGGCCGGGTTGCCGCTGTAAGCGATTTTGGCTGGAAACAACAACGGCGCCTTCGGGGCGCCGTTTTTGTTTGCCTTGATGCGGTAAGACAGTCAGGCACTGTACCTGTGGCGAGGGAGCTTGCTCCCGCTCGGCTGCGCAGCAGTCGTAAAGTCAGTGCTCGCAGTGTGTCTGAGATAACAGAGGTGGCCGTTTTTGGGGCCGCTTCGCAGCCCAGCGGGAGCAAGCTCCCTCGCCACAGGGGCTTGTGTCAGATCTTCAGACGCGGGTGCTGATCCACGACACCAGCAACGCCATCCCGAGGCAGGCGAAACCGAAGCGGTAGAAAAACCGGTTCATGCGCAGGGTCGCCCAATCCAGCGTTGGCTCTTCACTGGGACGACGTTGGCGCTGCGCTTCGATACTGGCCAGGGCGCGCTGTTCGCGGCGACGGGTGGCGTGCAGCAACCAGCCGCCCGGGAAGGCTAACAGCAAGGCCAGCAAATTGATCAATTTGGCGGGATGAGCGGTAAAGAGCGAAATCAATTGCAGCGACATCACAAACCTCAGGCAAACCGGTATAGCAGACGCCGGACCGACGACCACGGCGCGGATTCTACCGAAAGCGCTCCGACCTGCCCCGGCTTTCCGACAAATAACGAAACCATTTAGTCGATTACTGTTCTGTGTCACGACGCCGTCATCTGAATCCGCCAGTCTGTTGCCCCTCGAAACCGACACGGACTCCGTCATGCTCCACGCCGAAAACCAGGACCGCCTCTACCTCATTGCCCAAAGCGACGAACAACAAACCTTAGTCGGCAGCCTCGCCTTCAACGTACAGGACCGGCATTGGCTGGTGTATTGCGCGCTGGGCGGGCATCAACATGCGGATTTGCCGGAAGCGGATTTGCTGACGGGGGTGAGTGTCCTGGATTTTTATTCAGAGGCGGCTTGAACGTCCTACAAACGCAGTGATTGAAAGGGAAGATTCCGACAGGTTTTGAAGGTTGTCGCTCGGAAATGGGGTGGATAGGCTTTGGGGGTCGCTGCACATCAGCGACCGGGCGTCGCAGTCCGTTCAGTTCAGCTCATTTGGTGCATAATCGCCGGCCCAAACCGGAGCGCTTCGGTGCTAGTCGTTTGGTTTGATGGTGGCTGTGCGCGGGATACCTTCGGGTATGCCGGGTTTCCGAATGGCTCGGTCTGCGACCCCGCGTACAGCTGCCTCCTTCAATCGCGTCGCAGCGATCGTGGCAGCTAAACCTTTCATTCGGAGCATCACCATGTTCAAAGAAACACCGAATCCCCCAGAAACCGACGACGTTTCCCCCTACGAATCCCTCGATTCAAAAAAACTCCACGAAGCAGCTAACCGCGCGCTCGATCACTACCTCAACCCAGCCGCCCTCAAATCACCCGCGACCCGCAAACCGAGCACGATGTATATGGTTGCGCCGGATATCAAAGACGAAGACTTGTTGGCCCATACCTGTGAATCGTTGGCCCAGGCCAGTGTGATGGCGAGTGATTTTGCGGGGTATCTGGAAGGGCCGCACCGGCACACGGCGATGGCGATTCAACAGATCGTCATGCTGGCCGAACTGGCGGTGAACCGGATGCTGGATAACGTTGCCATACCAAAAGCTGCGCCACACAGCTAATCCCCTGTAGGAGCGAGGCTTGCCCGCGAAGGCTTTCTCACATTCGACATGGAGGTAGCCTGACACGCCGCCATCGCGGGCAAGCCTCGCTCCCACATTGAATCGTGTATATCTGCGAGAGACTGGTCGGCTGTCAGGCCGCCTTCGCGGGCAAGCCTCGCTTCTACAGTTGAATCGTGTCCATCTGCGAGAAATTGGTCGGCTGTCAGGCCGCCTTCGCGGGCAAGCCCGCTCCCACAGTAGAGCGGCGTACACCCGCCCTCCCCTCACCACTCAACAGGCCGAGCGTTAGCTCGCCTGCAGCTTTTGATCTTGATCCACCCGCCCCTTCGGGAGGCTGAGTGGAGGTGTTCATCTGGGGATTGGCGCGCAGCGCCGTTCGACGCAGTCGAACCCATCGCATGTAGGTCGTAGCGAAGCAGACCGTAGGGCGATGCCCCCAGATGGATACCGGAGCGAAGGAACGCCGAGCCTTAGCGAGGGGCCGTACGCTTGGGGCGAGCGTTTTTTGCTTCCTTTTTTAGGCGCTTGTAAAAAAGGGAGTCGCCGTAAGGGCGAAACCATAAGCCGCCGTTACCGCAGCAACGGATATGTACACCACCAACCAAAACATGGTCGGCCCAAAGGCCGCCATCCCGACCAAACCCGCTCCCGCAAAGGACACAAAAAAACCCGGCGCCATCACTGACACCGGGTTCTTTTAACAAGCCGCAAACCGTTACTCGGCAAGCACCTGACCAATCGTCGGGTCCTTGAACAAGCGGGTCAACGCGTCACTCAATACATCACTGACCAGCTTGGTATTGGTTTCCTGATTCGGCGCCATGCCAAAACGCTGATCCAGCGACGCACCGTAGCGACCGCTATAACGACGGTTGGCATTCTGCACATCCGAACGGAACGTCGCGCCAATCGTTGCCTCAGTCACATACAGGCCTTCCTTGGGCGACTGATACTTCAGCTCGGCCAGGGTCACCGTCAATTGCGGTGCATTCAGCGCATTGGCCGTTGGGGTAAAGCCCAGCAAGCGCACGGCCGCTTCAGCCTGAGCCTGCAGCTTCGGCAGAATCTGCGCGCCCTGCACGGTGATCGCGCTGGTCTCCGGATACAGGCCACCACGAGTCCCCAGCGTTGGCGACGGACGACCGTCCACCACGCGCACCACCACCGGCTGACCACGGCCGACCGGCGCCAGCTGAGCCGTCAGCTTGGGTTCCGGGTTCAGTTGTTGCGGGCTGTGGGCGCAGCCGACGAGGGTCAAACTGGTCACAGTGATCAAACCGAACAACAGGCGTTGCAACATGCTCTTCTCTCCAGAAACAGGCACTAACATTACCCGCAGTATAGCGGTGCGCCACTGCGGCGAACTAGCTTCGAACAACGATTACTGAAATCTCTGACAAACCCGGCACAGAGCGGTTCCTGTCACACATCTGTCATCGCCCAGACACAGGCATGTCATCGCCCACTGGCAAGCTTCACGACAGTCACCCACAAGGTACGTTGCCATGCGTGTTCTCATCTCCCTGTTCGCGCCACGCCCACTGCATCGCTGTTTTGCCCTGCTCGACCGCGATGGCCGTTGCCAGGCATTCAAACAGTGCAGCCTGCAGCCCATGGGCGATGGCTGGGTCGAAATCGAAGAAATCCGCCTCAACTGGCTGCACCATCCCCTACCCGCCAGCGCCCGTGTCAGCCAGCACCAGCCACGTGCTCGTGCGCAACAACTGTTGACCACCTGACCGGACGCCTAATAAAAGTCATTAAACACGACCATTTCCCTGCGTTTCTTCGCTACAATCTCCCCCCGATTATAAGGACGTCTCCTGATCGGGCCTCGCAGCATCGTCAATGCCTCGGTATTGACACCCCCGCACCGCCCACAGAGAGCCGCCCACACAGATCGAGTGAAGCTGGCGCGCTTGCTGTTCCCTAAGCAAAAACACCACTTTTCGCGAATCTGCAGAGCTGTCATTACGCTCGGTCACTGAGCTGTTTGCCCGTTTTGCTTGTCATGTATCCCATGGCGGCATTCCATCCGGGCACGGTGCCAGGCTGGGACAGCCCTTTTTTGAGGTTCACGTCTTCAAAAGAGCGTGAAAAAAACGGGTTTTCACAACTTCACAAGAGTGTGGCGAGCAAATGAATAGTTTTGCGTCTGAACATGCACCATTAGCGTCTACAACAGCCCAACGACACAGGACCGAGTATTCCTCGAACACCGGAGCCTGAAGCCTGTCCGCTACGGATTTGGTTGCACAAACGGATGTCTCGACCATAAGTCGAATTGCCAGCCGCGTGCCGAAATGAGTTCATGTGACTCTTGAGGCCAGGCCGCATGCATCCGTCGAAGTTGCGAAAAATTGCGAAGATTCGGACATGGCGATCCTGGCCATGGGTACCTGGGGCATCACTGACACGCCCCGGAACGCCTGGCAGCTATGCCGACAATTTGGTGCTGCAGATTTTGGAGACGCGTTAAATGGCGCATAACGAAGCAGTCGACGTAGTACTGGTTGGGGCCGGCATCATGAGTGCCACCCTGGCTGTACTGCTCAAAGAGCTCGACCCCGCGATCAAGCTGGAAGTCGTCGAGCTGATGGATTCCGGTGCCGCGGAGAGTTCCAATCCGTGGAACAACGCCGGTACCGGTCACGCCGGGCTGTGTGAGCTGAACTACACGCCACAGGCCGCCGACGGCACCGTCGACATCAAGAAAGCCGTGCACATCAACACCCAGTTCGAGGTGTCGAAGCAGTTCTGGTCCTACCTGACCAAGAAAGGCACCTTCGGTTCGTGCAAATCGTTCATCAGCCCGGTGCCGCACCTGAGCTTCGTGCAGGGCGACGACGGCGTCTCCTTCCTCAAGGAACGTTTCAAGACGCTGAGCAAGCACCACGCCTTCTCGGACATGGAATACACCGAAGACAAGGCCACCATGGCCGAGTGGATGCCCTTGATGATGCCGGGCCGCCCGGCTGACGAAGTCGTCGCCGCCACCCGCGTGATGAACGGCACCGACGTAAACTTCGGCGCCCTGACCAACCAATTGCTCAAGCACCTGACCAGCGCGCCTGATGCCCAGGTCAAGTACTGCAAGCGTGTGACGGGTCTGAAGCGTAACAACGGTGGCTGGACTGTCAGCATCAAGGACGTCAACAGCGGCAATACCCGTGATGTCGATGCGAAGTTCGTGTTCCTCGGCGCTGGCGGTGCTGCACTGCCACTGTTGCAAGCTTCGGGCATCGAAGAAAGCAAAGGCTTCGGCGGTTTCCCGATCAGCGGCCAATGGCTGCGTTGCGACAACCCGGAAGTGGTCAAGCACCACCAGGCCAAGGTCTACAGCCAGGCTGCGGTAGGTTCGCCACCGATGTCCGTGCCGCACCTGGACACCCGTGTGGTCGATGGCAAGAAGTCCCTGCTGTTCGGACCTTACGCCGGTTTCACCACCAAGTTCCTCAAGCACGGTTCGTTCATGGACCTGCCGATGTCGGTCCGCGCCGGCAACATCGGCCCGATGCTGGCCGTGGCCAAAAACAACATGGACCTGACCAAGTACCTGGTCAGCGAAGTGATGCAGTCGATGGAGCAGCGTCTGGATTCCCTGCGTCGTTTCTACCCTGAAGCGAAAGCCGAAGACTGGCGCCTGGAAGTGGCCGGCCAACGGGTGCAGATTATCAAGAAAGACCCGAAGAAAGGCGGCGTTCTGCAGTTCGGTACCGAACTGGTCGCGGCCAAGGACGGTTCACTTGCGGCCCTGCTCGGCGCATCCCCAGGCGCTTCGGTGACTGTTTCGATCATGCTTGAGCTGATCGAGAAATGTTTCCCGAACAAGGCCCATGGCGAGTGGGCTGCCAAGCTCGCGGAAATCTTCCCGGCTCGGGAAAAGGTTCTGGAAACCGACGCTGCGCTGTATCGCAAGATCAATGCGCACAACAACGTCGCGCTGGAACTGGTTGAAGCCAGTAACGAGACCGAAAGCTACGCTTGATTCGGCCTAAAAAAACGCCCCGTCCTCATTGAGGGCGGGGCGTTTTTTTGTGTGCGGTGAAACAATCTTTGTGGCGAGGGAGCTTGCTCCCGCTGGGCTGCGAAGCGGCCCCGAAATTCTGCGAACGGCGCAGATTTTTGTGAGCGCTGCGCACTCAAGCGGGAGCAAGCTCCCTCGCCACAAATGCCTACGTTAAACGCGAGCCTTGCTGATCAGCTCGATGTACTCGGCGGCGTTGCGCTGATCCTTGATCAGGGCGACGAAGTCATTACCGTGCTCATCCTTCCCATCCAGGTCATGGCCGGCTTCAACAAAGAACGTCAGAAAACGCTCGAAGTCATCGATGCGCAGGCCACGGTACGCCTTGATCAGTTTGTGCAGCGACGGTGAAGTGGCGTCGACCGGCTCAAAATCGAGGAACAGCTTGATCTGCTCATCGCCGATCTCGTCACCAATCACTTGCTTCTTATCTTTACGCATTGCCGACTCCAGCTCGCAGACATTTCACGGGGCGGGCAGTTTACCCCTGCGCAGGCGCCAGGCTCAACGCGGACGAACGCTGCCTGTGTGCAAATCGGCCCAGATATGGCCGTTGGCGTAGCTGAGGAACTGGCAATACACCGTGTCATTGCGCAACAAGTCGATCACCACCCGGTATTGGGCCAACGGGTAATAGAGGGTCAGGGTTTTGCTTTTTTCGTCGTAGATCGGCTTTTTCAGGCTTTTGCTTTCGCCATCGAAGTTGACCAATACCTGGCTGATGGTGGCGCCCTTGTTCAAGGATTTGCCCTTGAGGCGGATCAGCAATGGTGATGTAACCGGGATCGGCTGTTGGTTGGACTGACGCTGACTGCCGATCACCACCGAATACTCGGTGATCTGCAACAGTTGCTGCTGCTCGGGTTCAGCATCGCGCAGGGTCAAGTCGTCCGGGGGCAAAAACTGCGCATGCATCGGCGACGGGGCGGCGGCCAGGGGCAGGCTGACGGTCAGCAACAGGGCGGCGCAGCTGCGGATCAAAAGGCTCATGGATGGCTCCGGGGGCGGGGCCGAGCACTCTAGCATGGGTGTACGAAGATATTTCTATGGACACAGATCCCTGTGGGAGCGTGGCTTGCCCGCGATAGCGATCTGTCTGACACATTAATGCTTAATGCACCGACGCCATCGCGGGCAAGCCACGCTCCCACAGGAAAAGGGATAGCCGGGCTTACATGCCTTTAACGGCAAAAATCCCGTTGGCGTTACGCCAGTAGCCTTTGTAGTCCATGCCGTAGCCGAAGATGTAACGGTCAATGCATGGCAGGCCGACGAAATCGGCTTTCAGGTCCGGACGAGCCTTGCGGTCG
The Pseudomonas lini DNA segment above includes these coding regions:
- a CDS encoding PA4642 family protein, translating into MRKDKKQVIGDEIGDEQIKLFLDFEPVDATSPSLHKLIKAYRGLRIDDFERFLTFFVEAGHDLDGKDEHGNDFVALIKDQRNAAEYIELISKARV
- the mqo gene encoding malate dehydrogenase (quinone), whose translation is MAHNEAVDVVLVGAGIMSATLAVLLKELDPAIKLEVVELMDSGAAESSNPWNNAGTGHAGLCELNYTPQAADGTVDIKKAVHINTQFEVSKQFWSYLTKKGTFGSCKSFISPVPHLSFVQGDDGVSFLKERFKTLSKHHAFSDMEYTEDKATMAEWMPLMMPGRPADEVVAATRVMNGTDVNFGALTNQLLKHLTSAPDAQVKYCKRVTGLKRNNGGWTVSIKDVNSGNTRDVDAKFVFLGAGGAALPLLQASGIEESKGFGGFPISGQWLRCDNPEVVKHHQAKVYSQAAVGSPPMSVPHLDTRVVDGKKSLLFGPYAGFTTKFLKHGSFMDLPMSVRAGNIGPMLAVAKNNMDLTKYLVSEVMQSMEQRLDSLRRFYPEAKAEDWRLEVAGQRVQIIKKDPKKGGVLQFGTELVAAKDGSLAALLGASPGASVTVSIMLELIEKCFPNKAHGEWAAKLAEIFPAREKVLETDAALYRKINAHNNVALELVEASNETESYA
- a CDS encoding 1-acyl-sn-glycerol-3-phosphate acyltransferase yields the protein MGEFDAIRPYDDSEVPAVLNRLLGDKAFLDILIHFRFPRYAGAFGWMLKPLIAHRLRREFAGITSVATLQDKVEFYVDHTIERATDGVTYTGVEQFKSGSAYLFIANHRDIVMDPAFVNYAVYHAGLPTPRIAIGDNLLQKPFVSDLMRLNKSFIVHRSITGRREKMAAYQLLSAYINHSIRNDCASIWIAQAEGRAKDGDDRTESAILKMFHMSRKDEPFGEVIRSLNLTPVSISYEYDPCDQAKARELYIRATTGSYSKVPGEDDVSIAKGITGYKGRVHVNFAAPITELFEDTKQLAIEMDKQILSGYRLFPAHYLAYAQWKDADPQLQVPKAAEVFAADELAKAQEEWQRRLDACPEEHRPFMVLQYATPVRNQYRVKAGLPL
- a CDS encoding DUF6124 family protein, giving the protein MFKETPNPPETDDVSPYESLDSKKLHEAANRALDHYLNPAALKSPATRKPSTMYMVAPDIKDEDLLAHTCESLAQASVMASDFAGYLEGPHRHTAMAIQQIVMLAELAVNRMLDNVAIPKAAPHS
- a CDS encoding YajG family lipoprotein, whose amino-acid sequence is MLQRLLFGLITVTSLTLVGCAHSPQQLNPEPKLTAQLAPVGRGQPVVVRVVDGRPSPTLGTRGGLYPETSAITVQGAQILPKLQAQAEAAVRLLGFTPTANALNAPQLTVTLAELKYQSPKEGLYVTEATIGATFRSDVQNANRRYSGRYGASLDQRFGMAPNQETNTKLVSDVLSDALTRLFKDPTIGQVLAE